Proteins from a genomic interval of Gammaproteobacteria bacterium:
- a CDS encoding Prohibitin family protein gives MINMELMQNNQSNDVTTTIPATHVTARTLPSAPKNTRSGWHPIKRIKNWIHDKKPLLIVTILILLLLILFFFKRIVITVGPGEVGVLYHRLTSGTQTDYVYPEKVHLIWPWDNLYIYNTRIQTIPHELTVLTNKGLPITLSLAIRCRPEYEMVGVLHKNVGPDYINLIVIPKIESILRKRIGQLNPDDVYTNKEGILTNILSIAIDEVMQDYIIVEDIIIRSMNMPPAIMEAIENKLVEEQLLAKYEFSLQVAQKEAERKRLEANGIKDYQTIVKSSLNDQFIRWQGVQATQEIAKSNNAKVVVIGSGKDGIPVILGNQ, from the coding sequence ATGATCAACATGGAATTAATGCAAAATAATCAAAGTAATGATGTGACTACCACTATTCCCGCCACGCATGTAACTGCTCGGACTCTTCCGTCAGCGCCGAAAAATACCCGGTCTGGCTGGCACCCTATAAAACGCATTAAAAATTGGATACATGATAAGAAACCGCTATTAATAGTTACTATTCTTATCTTATTGCTGCTGATTTTATTTTTCTTCAAGCGTATTGTCATTACCGTGGGGCCTGGCGAGGTGGGTGTGTTGTATCACCGACTGACATCAGGTACACAAACTGATTATGTATATCCAGAAAAAGTTCATTTAATCTGGCCATGGGATAACCTGTATATTTATAATACACGTATCCAGACGATCCCTCATGAACTCACCGTTCTGACGAATAAAGGGCTGCCAATTACTCTAAGTCTAGCTATACGCTGTCGTCCTGAATATGAAATGGTAGGCGTACTGCATAAAAATGTCGGTCCCGATTATATTAATTTGATAGTTATTCCAAAGATCGAATCGATTTTACGTAAAAGAATTGGTCAACTCAATCCTGATGATGTATACACCAATAAAGAAGGAATTTTAACTAATATTTTGTCAATTGCCATTGATGAAGTCATGCAGGATTATATCATTGTTGAAGATATCATTATTCGCAGCATGAACATGCCTCCAGCCATCATGGAAGCCATAGAAAATAAGCTGGTGGAGGAACAGTTGCTGGCAAAATATGAGTTCAGCTTGCAGGTGGCGCAAAAGGAGGCGGAGCGTAAACGCCTTGAAGCAAATGGAATCAAGGATTATCAAACAATCGTCAAATCATCCCTGAATGACCAATTCATTCGTTGGCAAGGGGTGCAGGCAACGCAAGAAATCGCTAAATCTAATAACGCCAAGGTGGTTGTTATCGGCTCCGGTAAGGACGGCATACCAGTTATTTTAGGTAATCAATGA